In Serratia liquefaciens ATCC 27592, the genomic stretch CGACAATCGCCGGGCTGATGCCCTGCGCCAGCGCCTGGCGCTTTAACTGTTCAACGTAGGCCGGGAACTGCGCAGGATCGCGACCCGTTTCAGAGAGTCGGCTCTGAGCCGCAGGAGTAGCTGTGCCCGACGAAGCTTCCGACGCCGATGTGGCCCCTTGCGCCATCGCCTGCTGACTGACTGTGCATCCTAACGTCAACAGCGTCGATAGCAGGGTTATTGCCGACAATCTCATCACGCGGCTCCTTTATCAGTTTTGAGCGCTTCCAGCCTCTCCTACATCTTCGCAGGTTATTTTTTGTCGCCAGACAAATGCTGGTTTAATAAATTTTCCAACGGCGGGGGGACCTGAAGATAAAACCCTTCTTCTTTCAGGGCTTCTTTCACTTTCTCAATATCCGCCGAGGCTAACTTTTCCCGCCCTTCAAGGGAAAGCACCATTGCCAATTGCGGCGTACCGAAACTTTTCATCAGATCTTCCGGCACACGGGAGAAATCGTCTTTTTTTTCGACATAAAGATAAGTTTGATCGCGTTTAGAACTTCTATAGATCACACAAAGCATGTTTTTAACTCTATTTAATTGGGGCAGCGTCTTGCCTGGATATAACTCTGACTATAACATGCTTATAGTACTTCGGAATATCGCACCCCGATTGGTATTCCGGGGATTTAAAGTTGCTGAGACTGAGTCAGGATAGATGTCACAATCGCCAATTGAGCTAAAAGGCAGCAGTTTTACCCTATCGGTTGTTCATTTGCATAATTCGGAACCCGAGGTAATACGTCAGGCGTTACTGGAAAAAGTAGAGCAAGCGCCCGCTTTTTTGAAAAACGCCCCTGTTGTTATCAACGTTGCAACGCTGAACGGCGACGCAAACTGGAAAGAACTTCAACAGGCTGTCACGGCAGCAGGTCTGCGCGTTGTGGGTATCAGCGGTTGCAGAGATGAGCGGCAGAAACGCGCAATAACCCGTGCCGGGCTGCCGTTGCTGAACGAAGGCAAAGGCCAAAAGATGGCCACACCGGAACCGGCGCCTGCGCCAGCCCCGGTGGTGGATCCCAACGCCCCCGCCAAGACGCGCATCATCAGTACCCCTGTCCGTTCCGGCCAACAAATTTATGCCCGCAACAGCGATCTGATAGTGACCAGCAGCGTTAGCGCCGGCGCTGAATTAATTGCCGATGGCAACATTCACGTCTACGGCATGATGCGCGGTCGTGCGCTTGCCGGTGCATCAGGTGATACACAGTGCCAGATTTTTTGCACGCACCTGGGTGCTGAGCTAGTCTCTATCGCAGGGCAGTACTGGTTGAGCGACCAAATCCCGTCCGACTATGTCGGGCAGGCAGTACGACTCAGCCTGTTGGATAACGCTTTAACCATACAACCTTTAAATTAAGCCCTTTTGACAAGGAATCCATTTCATGGCACGCATTATTGTTGTTACATCGGGTAAAGGGGGCGTTGGCAAGACCACTTCAAGCGCGGCCATCGCTACCGGTTTAGCCCAAAAAGGAAAGAAAACCGTAGTGATCGATTTCGATATCGGCCTGCGTAATCTTGACCTGATCATGGGCTGCGAACGCCGGGTTGTTTACGATTTCGTTAACGTGATTCAGGGTGATGCCACACTGAATCAGGCGTTGATCAAAGACAAGCGCACCGAAAATCTGTTTATCCTGCCAGCTTCGCAAACGCGTGACAAAGACGCGTTAACCCGCGAAGGCGTTGAGAAGATCCTCAACGACCTGGGCGAAATGGATTTTGATTTTGTGGTTTGTGACTCTCCGGCGGGCATCGAAACCGGCGCACTGATGGCGCTGTATTTTGCTGATGAAGCCATCATCACCACCAACCCGGAAGTCTCCTCAGTACGTGACTCTGACCGTATTCTGGGCATTTTGTCTTCCAAATCTCGCCGTGCCGAGAGAGGCGAATCGCCAATCAAGGAACACCTGCTGCTGACCCGCTACAACCCAGGTCGCGTCAGCCGTGGCGACATGCTGAGCATGGAAGACGTGCTGGAAATTCTGCGCATTCCATTGGTCGGCGTTATCCCGGAAGACCAATCCGTACTGCGTGCATCCAACCAGGGTGAACCGGTGATCCTCGACGCCGAGTCGGATGCCGGCAAAGCCTATGACGATACCGTTAGCCGCCTGTTAGGGGAAGAACGCCCCTTCCGCTTCATTGAAGAAGAGAAGAAGGGTTTCCTGAAACGCCTTTTTGGGGGATAAACCATGGCATTACTAGACTTCTTTCTGTCCCGCAAAAAGCAGACAGCCAATATAGCCAAGGAACGGCTGCAGATTATCGTCGCAGAGCGTCGTCGCGGGGACAGTGAGCCCCCGTATCTGCCTGATTTGAAACGCGATATTCTGGCGGTAATTTGCAAATATATTCAAATCGACCCTGAAATGCTGCACGTGCAGTTTGAGCAGAAAGGGGATGATATTTCGGTACTTGAACTCAACGTGACATTACCGGAATCGGAAGAAGTAACTAAATGAGTGTGACGCACTAATTACCCCCTGTATATTTTCTTGCAGGGGGTAACTGTATGCATAACCAGTTATTGAGATAAAAAGCGCCTAATAATCGTTTTTAGCCTTTGGGATTAATCTCAATTAATCTTGCGCCACTGTTGTTTAAAGTAAATGCTGTCGGTAAGTGTTGTTATGGTTATTTCTAATAAATAATCGGAGCAGCGTTTCCTTACCCTGCCCCAAGTTTTACCACTCGATTAATAATCCTTCAAAATAGCCTGCAGCGGCGCCGCCAATAAATCACCGCGCCAACCGCTGATTAATTCTGGCAGGCTGTCAGCACCCTTCAATTTCCAATGCCAATTCAGCAGTTGGTTAATCTGTCGGCGCGATGCCAGTAATTCACTGCTCAACCCGCTTTGCTCACTGACAATGACGATCGCCGCCTTGATATCCTTGAACACTTTCTTGTAGCCCGGCTGATCGATCAGGTTCGACAACGGTGCCGGCAGTGCAGCCTCATCCAGCTCATTAGCCTCTGCCACCAGCGCCAACAGCGTTTTACCGTGATAACGAATTTCCGGACCGCTCAGGCCCAGGGAGTCCAATTCCCCCAGCGATGTCGGCATATGTCGCGCCACCTGCCAAAGGTTTTCCTCACGTACCACAAAGTTTACCGCCAGATCGCGCTCACGCGCCTGACGCAGGCGCCATTCAGCCAGCTTCTGCAAGCAGCCCAACTGACGCGGACGCAGTTGCCAGGCATTGGTGATTTCACGGTAGGCCAATTCTGGCGCCAGCGTCTCGCTACGGCGTTGGCATAGCAACAGGCATTCGTTGTTAGCGGCAGCCGTCCAACCGGCCTCTTCCGTCTCCTGAACCAGCCGTTTGGCCATCGGCAGCAGATAGAACACGTCAGCCGCCGCATAAACGCACTGTTTTTCCGTCAGCGGGCGCGCCAGCCAGTCGGTACGGGCTTCGCTTTTATCCAACTCCACCTGCATATACTCCGCCACCAGGGTCGCAAAACCGCAAGACAGCGGTCGACCGGTGAAGGCCGCCAGAATTTGGGTGTCCACCATCGGAGTCGGCAGCGTTTTGAACGCGTTGAGGAACACTTCCAGATCCTCACTGCCGGCGTGCAGGAACTTCACAATCTGAGTATTACTCAGCAGCTCGATAAACGGCTGCCATTGCTTGATTGGCAGGGGGTCAATCAGGGAGAGTTGTTCACCGTCGTATAACTGAATCAGGCCTAACTGCGGATAATAGGTGCGCGTTCTGACAAATTCGGTGTCCAGCGCTATCTGGGCATGCTTTTTCGCCTGCTCGCAGACCTGCTGCAATCCGGCATCGGTAGTGATCAACTGATAGTTCAAAACGTCATTCTCTTGGTCGCTTTCATGATTCAAACACAACAACGCCGGCATTCACCGGCGTTGTTGATCTGTAAGGCGTGGATGATAACCTAGGCGGCATCGGCCGCCGCAGGTTTTTTCTGCTCATCACGCAGTTCTCGCCGCAAAATTTTACCGACGTTAGACTTCGGCAACTCGTCACGGAACTCAACAATTTTAGGCACTTTATACCCGGTAAGCTGCCGACGACAATGGGTCAACAGCTCTTCTTTGGTCAGCGAAGCGTCTTTCTTCACCACGCAAATTTTAACCGTCTCACCGGTTACCTCATTCGGCACGCCAATCGCCGCGCATTCCAACACTTTCGGATGCTGACTGACCACGTCTTCAATCTCGTTCGGGTATACGTTAAACCCGGAAACCAGGATCATGTCCTTCTTCCGGTCGACGACGCGGACAAAGCCCATCTCGTCCACTGTAACGATATCACCGGTCGCGAGCCAGCCATCTTTCAATACTTCATCGGTGGCATCCGGCCGCTGCCAGTAGCCTAACATAACTTGCGGTCCTTTGACCCACAGTTCACCCGGCTCACCAACCGGCACGTCCTGACCGTTATCGTCCACCAGCCGAATATCCGTCGAGGGTACAGGCAAACCGATACTGCCGCTGTAGTGTTTCAGATCGTAAGGGTTACCGGAGACCAGCGGCGCGCACTCCGTCAGGCCGTATCCTTCCAGCAAGTGCTTACCGGTGGTTTTCTCCCACTTGTCCGCCACCGATTTCTGTACTGACATGCCGCCGCCGACGGAAAAACGCAGCGTGGAGAAATCCAGCTTGTGGAAGTCCACGTTGTTCAATAGCGCATTGAACA encodes the following:
- the rnd gene encoding ribonuclease D, whose amino-acid sequence is MNYQLITTDAGLQQVCEQAKKHAQIALDTEFVRTRTYYPQLGLIQLYDGEQLSLIDPLPIKQWQPFIELLSNTQIVKFLHAGSEDLEVFLNAFKTLPTPMVDTQILAAFTGRPLSCGFATLVAEYMQVELDKSEARTDWLARPLTEKQCVYAAADVFYLLPMAKRLVQETEEAGWTAAANNECLLLCQRRSETLAPELAYREITNAWQLRPRQLGCLQKLAEWRLRQARERDLAVNFVVREENLWQVARHMPTSLGELDSLGLSGPEIRYHGKTLLALVAEANELDEAALPAPLSNLIDQPGYKKVFKDIKAAIVIVSEQSGLSSELLASRRQINQLLNWHWKLKGADSLPELISGWRGDLLAAPLQAILKDY
- the minE gene encoding cell division topological specificity factor MinE encodes the protein MALLDFFLSRKKQTANIAKERLQIIVAERRRGDSEPPYLPDLKRDILAVICKYIQIDPEMLHVQFEQKGDDISVLELNVTLPESEEVTK
- a CDS encoding YcgL domain-containing protein is translated as MLCVIYRSSKRDQTYLYVEKKDDFSRVPEDLMKSFGTPQLAMVLSLEGREKLASADIEKVKEALKEEGFYLQVPPPLENLLNQHLSGDKK
- the minC gene encoding septum site-determining protein MinC; protein product: MSQSPIELKGSSFTLSVVHLHNSEPEVIRQALLEKVEQAPAFLKNAPVVINVATLNGDANWKELQQAVTAAGLRVVGISGCRDERQKRAITRAGLPLLNEGKGQKMATPEPAPAPAPVVDPNAPAKTRIISTPVRSGQQIYARNSDLIVTSSVSAGAELIADGNIHVYGMMRGRALAGASGDTQCQIFCTHLGAELVSIAGQYWLSDQIPSDYVGQAVRLSLLDNALTIQPLN
- the minD gene encoding septum site-determining protein MinD, with the translated sequence MARIIVVTSGKGGVGKTTSSAAIATGLAQKGKKTVVIDFDIGLRNLDLIMGCERRVVYDFVNVIQGDATLNQALIKDKRTENLFILPASQTRDKDALTREGVEKILNDLGEMDFDFVVCDSPAGIETGALMALYFADEAIITTNPEVSSVRDSDRILGILSSKSRRAERGESPIKEHLLLTRYNPGRVSRGDMLSMEDVLEILRIPLVGVIPEDQSVLRASNQGEPVILDAESDAGKAYDDTVSRLLGEERPFRFIEEEKKGFLKRLFGG